In Jejubacter calystegiae, the following are encoded in one genomic region:
- a CDS encoding DMT family transporter, whose amino-acid sequence MTWTLLTIAIICEVIATTALKLSDSFTRLAPSVATVVFYGLAFYCLTFTMRTLPTGVIYAIWSGAGIVLIGLIGWLFLGQKLDWPAILGMGLIIAGVLVINLFSSVEH is encoded by the coding sequence GCCATTATCTGCGAAGTGATCGCCACCACGGCCCTGAAACTGTCAGACAGCTTTACCCGGCTGGCGCCGAGCGTAGCGACGGTGGTGTTCTACGGACTGGCCTTTTACTGCCTGACCTTCACCATGCGCACTCTGCCCACTGGCGTTATCTACGCCATCTGGTCAGGGGCTGGCATTGTGCTGATTGGTCTGATCGGCTGGCTGTTTCTGGGCCAGAAGCTGGATTGGCCGGCGATCCTCGGCATGGGGCTGATTATCGCCGGCGTACTGGTGATTAACCTGTTTTCCTCAGTGGAGCACTAA